A single genomic interval of Chryseobacterium paludis harbors:
- a CDS encoding lipopolysaccharide biosynthesis protein, whose protein sequence is MKKLLNETIIYGIGAIMPRVIVVLLNYLFIKHIDVSDFAIFTNLYALISFVNIVLSFGFETAYFRFSSNKNDEQKVFNTSFWFLTVLSSVFLILVLLFNQPIANVFGYSKTPEFIRWFAWIAFFDNLLVIPLAWLRFNNKPIKYAAVRVIQAIFQSIFVIALFLYIPEELSFKFGLKEKVTYPFYSNLAASFLGFILVFPIILKLKFQFSKDLFIQMIKYSWPIMIAGLAFMVNENFDKFIQKFIIDDGAAGAYGGCYKMAVLMTLFVTAYRMGIEPFFFKQMQNENAKLTYAKVTEYFFFFASVVALGIIANVSWIKLLLVPNSSYWIAINIIPIIVIANLFFGIYYNLSTWYKVTDRTRVGTYISWTGAIITIVLNLLLLPKYGFMVSAWVTLAAYFTMMVLSYFLGQKYYPIPYRMKKISFFILLLSVFSYMIVNLFDYNFWVGNLLFLSYTGILLYTEKDMLLSRIRKD, encoded by the coding sequence TTGAAAAAACTTCTTAACGAAACTATTATATATGGAATTGGGGCAATTATGCCGAGAGTGATTGTAGTATTGCTTAATTATTTATTCATAAAACACATCGATGTCAGCGATTTTGCGATCTTCACCAATCTCTATGCATTAATTTCTTTTGTTAATATTGTTCTCTCTTTTGGTTTTGAAACAGCTTATTTTAGATTTTCATCCAATAAAAATGATGAACAAAAAGTTTTTAATACTTCATTTTGGTTTCTAACCGTTTTATCCAGTGTTTTTTTAATATTGGTATTACTTTTTAATCAACCGATTGCGAATGTCTTCGGATACTCTAAAACACCGGAATTTATCCGATGGTTTGCCTGGATCGCATTTTTTGACAACCTACTTGTTATACCTTTAGCTTGGCTGAGATTTAATAATAAACCTATTAAGTATGCAGCAGTAAGAGTAATACAAGCTATTTTCCAGAGCATTTTTGTAATTGCTTTGTTCCTTTATATTCCCGAAGAACTTAGTTTTAAATTTGGTTTAAAAGAAAAAGTAACCTATCCTTTTTACAGTAATCTAGCAGCCAGTTTTTTAGGGTTTATTCTTGTTTTTCCAATTATACTGAAACTTAAATTTCAGTTTTCTAAGGACCTTTTCATTCAAATGATTAAGTACTCGTGGCCAATTATGATCGCGGGATTGGCATTTATGGTGAATGAAAACTTTGACAAGTTTATTCAAAAATTTATTATAGATGATGGAGCGGCCGGAGCTTATGGTGGCTGTTATAAAATGGCAGTATTGATGACTCTCTTTGTAACTGCATATAGAATGGGTATTGAACCTTTTTTCTTTAAACAAATGCAAAATGAAAATGCTAAGCTCACCTACGCAAAGGTAACTGAATATTTTTTTTTCTTTGCTTCTGTTGTTGCTTTAGGAATCATTGCTAATGTATCATGGATAAAGCTTTTGCTGGTACCAAACAGTTCTTACTGGATTGCCATAAATATTATTCCGATTATTGTAATTGCCAATTTATTTTTTGGAATTTATTATAATCTTTCAACATGGTATAAAGTGACCGACAGAACAAGAGTAGGTACCTATATCTCCTGGACAGGTGCTATAATTACCATTGTTTTAAATCTTTTACTTTTACCTAAATATGGTTTTATGGTTTCTGCCTGGGTAACCTTAGCAGCTTACTTTACCATGATGGTGCTATCTTATTTTTTAGGTCAAAAATATTATCCAATTCCATATAGGATGAAGAAAATCTCTTTCTTTATTCTACTTTTGTCCGTATTCAGTTACATGATAGTCAATCTTTTCGATTATAATTTCTGGGTAGGTAACCTTTTATTTTTATCTTATACGGGAATCTTATTGTATACCGAAAAAGATATGTTATTATCAAGAATCAGAAAAGACTAA
- a CDS encoding dihydroorotase encodes MRTLIKNVTIVNEGKIFESDILIENDLISKIQPNISEDADQVIDASGKFLLPGVIDDQVHFREPGLTHKGDIESESRSAIAGGITSFIDQPNTVPNAVTQELLADKYEIGSKKAYANYGFMMGGTNDNLEEVLKTNPRNVPGIKLFLGSSTGNMLVDNPETLENIFSNTKMLIAVHCEDEATIRANTQKYLDEYGEDIPVKYHHLIRSEEACYKSSSKAIELAQKTGARLHVFHLSTAKETALFRNDIPLKDKKITAEVCVHHLTFTNEDYETRGGLIKWNPAVKTQKDKDGLWEALLDDRIDVIATDHAPHTWEEKQNVYTKCPSGAPLAQHSLTVMLENFKNGKISLEKIVEKMCHNPAILFRVDKRGFVREGYKADLVLVDLNENWTVAKENILYKCGWSPLEGMNFHSKVTHTFVNGHLVYDNGKIAEEKFGERLLFEIQE; translated from the coding sequence ATGAGAACCCTTATCAAAAATGTAACAATCGTTAATGAAGGAAAGATCTTTGAAAGCGATATTTTAATTGAAAATGATTTAATTTCTAAAATACAGCCCAATATTTCTGAAGATGCTGATCAGGTTATTGATGCTTCCGGAAAGTTTCTTTTACCAGGAGTGATTGATGATCAGGTGCATTTTCGTGAACCAGGATTAACACATAAAGGAGATATTGAAAGTGAATCCAGATCTGCTATTGCAGGAGGTATTACAAGTTTTATCGATCAGCCTAATACCGTTCCAAACGCTGTAACTCAGGAATTGTTAGCTGATAAGTATGAGATAGGTTCTAAAAAAGCATATGCGAATTATGGCTTTATGATGGGGGGAACTAATGATAATCTTGAGGAAGTTCTAAAAACCAATCCTAGAAATGTTCCGGGGATTAAATTGTTTTTAGGTTCTTCTACAGGAAATATGTTAGTAGATAACCCTGAAACTTTAGAGAATATATTCAGCAATACCAAAATGCTGATAGCCGTTCATTGTGAAGATGAAGCAACCATCAGAGCAAATACTCAAAAGTATCTTGATGAATATGGTGAAGATATTCCGGTAAAATACCATCATTTAATAAGAAGCGAAGAAGCTTGCTATAAGTCTTCTTCCAAAGCGATCGAACTGGCACAAAAAACGGGAGCAAGGCTTCATGTTTTTCATCTTTCAACAGCCAAGGAAACAGCACTTTTCAGAAATGATATCCCTTTAAAAGATAAAAAAATAACAGCCGAAGTTTGTGTACATCACTTAACTTTTACCAATGAGGATTATGAAACCAGAGGCGGATTAATAAAGTGGAATCCTGCTGTAAAAACGCAGAAAGATAAAGATGGACTTTGGGAAGCTCTTTTGGATGACAGAATTGATGTGATTGCGACAGATCATGCTCCACATACCTGGGAAGAAAAACAGAATGTATATACAAAGTGTCCTTCAGGTGCCCCATTGGCTCAACATTCATTGACGGTAATGTTGGAGAATTTTAAGAATGGTAAAATTTCTTTAGAAAAGATTGTTGAGAAGATGTGTCATAATCCGGCTATCTTATTCAGAGTTGATAAAAGAGGTTTTGTTAGAGAAGGATATAAAGCAGATTTAGTGCTGGTTGATTTAAATGAAAATTGGACGGTAGCTAAAGAAAATATCTTGTACAAATGTGGATGGAGTCCATTGGAAGGCATGAATTTCCATTCTAAAGTGACTCATACTTTTGTAAATGGTCATTTGGTATATGATAACGGAAAAATTGCGGAAGAAAAATTCGGGGAGCGTTTGCTTTTTGAGATTCAGGAATAA
- a CDS encoding GH92 family glycosyl hydrolase: MIKSGTYLFVFLLFFSISFKAQKFEKLIQYVNPLIGTEKMGHTYPGATVPFGSVQLSPETDTISYELNGKYNGEVYKYCAGYRYEDKTIVGFSSTHFSGTGHSDLGDLLMMPTVGKLQFNPGTASNPESGYRSRFSHQNEKAEAGYYKVKLEDHNILAELTTTTRVGLQRYTFPKSDQAHIILDLMAGIYNYNGKNVWTYVRVENGHTITGYRQTSGWARTRTVYFAIQFSKPFKSYGQKNYDGKQVYGGFWRKFDQTKNFPEIAGKNLKMNFDFDTNENEAIEVKLALSPVSQKNAMDNLEKEAGNLSFDQVKVKAQENWNNELNKIIVKGSETEKTNFYTAMYHTFINPTTYMDANGEYKGLDQNVHKANGFTNYTTFSLWDTYRALHPLFNIIQPKRNDDIVKSMMAHYEQFSMKMLPIWSHYANENWCMSGYHSVSVVADAIIKGVYTGDPKAALKACVETANKRDYEGIGQYIDLGYIPAEKSGTSVSNTLEYAYDDWAIAQLAKHLGETEIYDQFIKRSGNWKNNLDKNIGFMRPRLADGSFKKDFDLLSTHGQGFIEGNSWNYSFFVPQNPDELITLMGGKKKFSTKLDELFSMHLPDEFFADTEDITREGIIGGYVHGNEPAHHVAYLYNWAGQPWKTQAQIRHILEMQYKATPDGLGGNDDAGQMSAWYILSSLGFYPVAPGSEDYAIGSPAIEHATLNLENGKTFEIEAVNQSPKNVYVEKIVLNGKEIKNFILKHSDITSGGKLTFYMSAKAKK; this comes from the coding sequence ACAGTTCCATTTGGCTCTGTTCAGTTAAGCCCTGAAACAGATACCATCTCCTATGAACTCAACGGAAAATATAATGGGGAAGTTTACAAATATTGTGCAGGTTATCGCTATGAAGACAAAACAATTGTGGGTTTCAGCTCTACTCATTTTAGCGGAACAGGTCATTCAGATTTAGGAGACTTATTGATGATGCCTACAGTAGGAAAATTACAATTCAATCCTGGAACGGCCTCCAATCCTGAAAGCGGTTACAGAAGTAGATTCTCTCACCAGAACGAAAAAGCAGAAGCTGGTTATTACAAAGTAAAACTTGAAGATCACAATATTTTAGCTGAGCTTACAACAACAACAAGGGTAGGCCTTCAGCGCTATACATTTCCAAAATCAGATCAGGCACACATTATTTTAGACCTGATGGCCGGGATTTATAATTATAATGGTAAAAACGTCTGGACTTATGTCCGTGTAGAAAATGGCCACACCATTACCGGATATAGACAGACCAGTGGTTGGGCAAGGACAAGAACCGTTTATTTTGCCATCCAATTTTCCAAACCTTTTAAATCATACGGTCAAAAAAACTATGATGGCAAGCAGGTTTATGGCGGTTTCTGGAGGAAATTTGACCAGACTAAAAATTTCCCTGAGATCGCCGGAAAAAATCTGAAAATGAATTTTGATTTCGACACGAATGAAAATGAAGCTATTGAAGTAAAATTAGCATTATCCCCTGTCAGTCAAAAAAATGCCATGGACAATCTGGAAAAAGAGGCCGGCAACTTATCTTTCGATCAGGTAAAAGTAAAAGCTCAGGAAAATTGGAACAATGAGTTAAACAAAATTATCGTTAAAGGTTCCGAGACCGAAAAAACAAATTTCTACACGGCAATGTATCATACATTCATTAATCCTACAACTTATATGGATGCCAATGGTGAATACAAAGGTTTGGATCAAAATGTTCATAAAGCGAATGGATTTACCAACTATACTACATTTTCACTTTGGGATACCTACCGAGCCTTACATCCTTTATTTAATATTATTCAGCCCAAACGAAATGATGATATCGTAAAATCTATGATGGCTCATTATGAGCAATTCTCTATGAAAATGCTGCCGATCTGGTCTCATTATGCTAATGAAAACTGGTGTATGAGTGGTTATCACAGTGTGAGTGTAGTGGCAGACGCTATTATCAAAGGAGTTTATACCGGCGATCCTAAAGCTGCATTAAAAGCCTGCGTTGAAACAGCCAACAAAAGAGATTATGAAGGGATAGGACAATATATAGATTTAGGTTATATTCCTGCTGAAAAAAGTGGAACTTCAGTTTCAAACACTTTAGAATATGCTTATGACGATTGGGCAATTGCTCAATTGGCAAAACATTTAGGTGAAACAGAAATTTACGATCAATTTATCAAGCGTTCCGGAAACTGGAAAAATAATTTAGATAAAAACATCGGGTTTATGCGACCTCGTTTAGCAGATGGAAGTTTCAAAAAAGATTTTGACTTACTGAGTACTCACGGGCAAGGATTTATTGAAGGTAACTCATGGAACTACAGCTTCTTCGTTCCCCAAAATCCTGATGAGCTTATTACTCTAATGGGTGGCAAGAAAAAGTTTTCAACAAAACTTGATGAATTATTTAGCATGCATTTACCTGATGAATTTTTTGCCGATACGGAGGATATTACACGTGAAGGAATTATTGGTGGCTATGTTCATGGAAATGAGCCGGCTCATCATGTCGCTTATCTTTATAACTGGGCAGGACAACCTTGGAAAACACAGGCACAGATCCGTCATATTTTAGAAATGCAATATAAAGCTACTCCAGATGGATTAGGAGGAAATGATGATGCCGGGCAGATGAGTGCATGGTATATATTAAGCTCTCTTGGATTCTACCCTGTTGCTCCCGGATCTGAAGATTATGCAATTGGAAGCCCGGCTATAGAACATGCAACACTAAATTTAGAAAACGGAAAAACCTTTGAAATTGAAGCGGTTAATCAAAGTCCAAAGAATGTATATGTAGAAAAGATTGTTTTAAATGGTAAAGAAATAAAGAATTTCATATTGAAACATTCTGATATTACGAGTGGAGGGAAATTGACTTTTTACATGAGCGCGAAAGCGAAGAAATAA